From the genome of Rhinoderma darwinii isolate aRhiDar2 chromosome 1, aRhiDar2.hap1, whole genome shotgun sequence:
AGGACTCAAACGGTAATGTCCTCACAGTTATAGGCAATAAAAACCCTCACTGGAAAGGTGTACGGCTACTGACAAATACACAGTGGTATATGATATCACTGGCCTGTTAGACATAACAGGGCAGATGAAAACTACTGAGGGCCAAGGTGGTGGAGATGTAGTTCTCACAATGTCCCTAAAAGTGACAGGGTGGCCGAGTCAAGCATAAAGTCTGAGGATGGTTCTAGTAATTGAACACAATCAATGCATAATATGTCAACAGCGTTATAATGTTAGTTGATTGTCAGTTTTGATTAATAACATTCAGTTATTTAAGTGATTTGTTCAGTTTAAGGTAATGCATATACTAACAGGAATATTGTTTGTACACAGTATACcccatttttatttaaatatgtaATCCGTTACCCTAATATATATAGCTGTGTTCTCTCAGACTGTACCCTTTATTGAAATGATTGGAAAAATAGGGGAAGAGGTTTTGTTTGGGTAGCTCACAGAGTACAGTGGATGTTTCTAGCTCAGGGTAGGAGTGCCATTCTCTAGTGTACATGGAGAGAAGGCACAGACTCACAGATATGGAGAGAAGGGAGATGGAGGAGGTATAAAAGTGTCTGACTAAATAATCAtcgccataaaataaaaatgtctgactATGGTTGCCATTTTCTTTACCGATTTACAATGGAAAGAGCACAAACATCTACCCTAACAAGAAAAAAATACTCTGTAAACTAAGAGATGAGGAATATTCTTAAGTTTTATTATTTGGACTGAGAAGCTTTTTAGTGAGTTTGTATGTGATGTACTGTATGATGAGTATGGGAAACTACATGTACTGATACCATGTCTTGTTTCATGATTATGCTTTAGATTTACCActtcaatttaaaaataaaatgatgaagtATCAGGAGATGTTTCTTCAAAAATACTTACAGGGAGAATGTGTTGAAATGTCTTCATCATATTTCACTGATCATACTATACCTTATTAGAAAGATTCAATTATCATGCTTTATTGAAAATACAAATGTCTAATATCTTTAATTATCTGTCGTGGCTACGGCCTAGTTTATATGTCTCTTTTGAACTACGTTTCGCgtgtacgtcgggaaagctcTATTAGGGCTTTATTATCCCGAAAGTGGCCAAAAGACTATCCTCTGGTATACCgttagtataccttttttttaaaggatggaatagcatagtagtctatgctattccatcctgagtgaTCTCGTAAAGAAAACGTATGACGCGCTGTATACATTTGTTTTGCATCCATCACAGATATATGTTAAACTTATACGTCGGGGTTATTCCCAGAGGAGTCCCAGAGAAGAGCATCAAGTAGTGCTCGGCCCGGGAAAActactgacatcactatccaaatATGACtttaggagcttccccagggccggagtccccagtcagagcatttccaatgctcttgctggggactccagcattgtaagctcctgacgtcactgcccatatttgGACAATgacttcaggagcttccccaggctcTGAGTCCACGGCCAAAGTGCTTTCGATGCTCTTGCCGGGGACTCCGGTGATGTAAGCACCTGACATCAGGAGTTTCAGCTAGGACTGCGGTTCAGGTGGAGCTCTGCCAGGGAAATATGAACGACGTATCCTCctttatgcctatacagtggaatGCAATGAAGTCTTCTGTCGTAGGTATACATCGAAAATCCTCCCAATGTATCCCTTCAATGGAAGGCAATAcgctgatgtgaatggggcctaagaaatCCATACACTGTCAGCTCTGGTCAACCTTGTTCTTATTGTATACATCTACAGTACTATTAATTGTACTATAACACTAAAGAGTCCTTTGGAATGAGCATTGTCAACAGAAGTCTTTGTGGTAGATATGGAGCATATATTAGTTGTGCAATTTTTCCCTTCTTTATAAAGTGAAAGTGAATGTCCGCCTTTTAACATCTTGCAATTTTTAGGGCCAGCGTGCTGTGCTTATTAATTTCTTATTAATATATTGTTTATAGAGGTGGGagttccatttttctgatacagagctcaaaGGGGGaacttattaagactggcgtttcatatgccagtcttattcTGAAACAAGCTGGAATTAGATGCAACAAATGTATTAAGAGGCACAAGTGTTGCATCTTCGGCTGTCCATGTGCCACTGAGTGAAATCTACATCTGCCAGGAGCTGGCTTGTGTTTCTACTATAATTGACAGCAGTTTTTACTGAAGTGGTCCAAAAGTTGTAATATTTGAAACGTTAAATTACCCTTATAGACTTTAATGTTAAAATTATGACTGCCTACAGGACCAATATGTGGAGCTTAGAAGCTCACTGCACACCACTGAGTTAACTGGATAACAGTATTTTCTTTCTCCTAGTTGTGTGTGCACGTTTATCCCTTAAATATATGtctgtgcaggggatttggagctctgtataagaaAAGAATAACTATGACCGctataaaagtatataaaaaaaaaatcagcaaagaATTTTAGACCTTCtgagataaaaaaaatagtttaaaaaatgaacatttaatttaagtaataaaaaaacaatgttctTCTAGATTAATGTTTGTAGGAATAGCTGAATAGCAATGTGGTGGAACACACCAAAATCTACAATGTTCACAATACAGTACAAAGTACTAACCTGTCTCTACTTCGTCGTGAAGGGAAAGCAGCATTGCAACCAGATACCGTGCAGACGTGCATCTCTTTTAGATGAACATTCCTGTAGTGCAGCTTTACACTGTATGAGCTTTTGAAACTCTTTTTGCACACATAGCAAATTTTAGGGTCTGGGCTTGAGCACAGGTCCCCCTCTGGAGAGAACTTTTGTGGGCTTCCATAACTCAAGGATGAGGCTAAGCTTTCATGAAGTGCAGCCATGCCAGCACTACCCCCATTGTAAAGTCCGTAGTGGCTCATGTAAAACATATCATATGTAGGGTCTGTAAACTCTTCTTTTACCTTTATGACAGCCTGCTGATGAAAGTCAATATGATTTTCATAGGATTTATCATTTTCTGTCCTAATATTGCCTTCTTTGTGAATTGGAAGGTTGTCATCCTCCATTGGATCATCACAAAACTTTGCCTCCGAGGATTCGGATTCATTTTCAAAATCTCTTTCATGTTCCTGGTCTTCAGACGTTATACTGTTTGCTCTAGTGTCTGAACGCATAATACACCTGTTACTGCTTGTTTTTGAGTAACTGTTTATTGACAATCCTGGGCTCACCTCACCTTGAGAATCATGGCACATGTCATTTGTAGAAGGGCCATGATCAATGTTttcttcttcatcatcatcatcaaattCATCAGCAGTATCAATGACTTCCTTCTCAATTTTAACTGGCATACTAGATTTTCGTGGCTTTTTCTTAGGAGCAAGATCTGTATTAGAGTCCTGTGTTGACATGTTAATCACAGTTGATTGGAGCTCTTGAGGCAGAGGAGGAAGAGGCTGATCTACCCCTAAAGGTGCTGGCAATATTGGACTAGTAGGTAGCGATGTTGGAGGACTCACTAGGTCTCCTGAATTAAGTAAACTTCTGTAAAAAGGAGGAACAGGCTGTACAGTTTTTAAGGATGGAAACACTAGTTGACTGGCAAGTGAATTTTGCAAGAGAGGATCCAAAGGTGGCGTTGAAAAGCCCATTGGAGGTCGACCAGGGCTGGTTAAAGATAAGCTTGATTTTGTACTTGCTATTACAGGTGTCGCAGCGCCAGATGTTGCACGAATAAGATCTTTATCTCTATTGTTTCTTAACATTGGCATGTGAAGTCGGGGATTGGGATTTGCACTATGCCGATTTCTACTTCTAAGGGAACTGAAAACCATGTTACAACCTTCAATAGTACATCGGTGTTTTATCTTAAGATGTACAGCATTGTAATGGATTTTTAGTGTTCCTTTATCATAAAAGGTTTTGCCACAAGCATTGCAAAATACCCTGCCTTTCCGTGATGAAGATCCCATCCTTCTCATTCTGTGAATCTTGAAAGAACTTTTGACATGCTCAGACTTATTTATGTCACTGACAGGAGTAGAGGCTTGAGAGGGAGAGGCATTGTTTGGCTCTGTTTTTGGCTCTACATTTGTGATGCTACTCAAGGCATTTCTATTGGACGTTTGCTCATTCCTACTATAAGGCATAGGGGAGACCTCATCCTCACTGGTCTCTTCACATTCATTCTGATTTGAATTGTTGGGTTCACGCAACCTCAGTCCGGGGTGCTCTAACATGAACCCATTAGGAGGTAATCCAAGCATTGGAGCAGAGACTGGGTTGATATACTGGAATGGAAGGAGAAATGCAAGGCTATTGGGCATGTTCTCAAAGTGGTGAATGCTAGAAGGGTTACTGTTTTCCAAGTGTGATAGCACACTTGGGCTTCTGGTACGATTGTTGCCTTCAATAAAAGTTCTTATATCTGAATCAACTTTTGAAGAAGGCACAGTAACTGACTGTCCTTCCTTTTCTTGAATGGCCATGAGCTCCACAATGGACTTGGTCTCTCCGAACCGTAGAAACTGCTGTAAAGTGATAATCTCCTCTTCTCGAGACATAATTGCCCAACGATCCAGGACTTTGCCAGCAGTATCCTGAAAGAAAAGTATATGCATTAgtacttatataactatatcttaAAAAAGAAAATGAGGGGAAAGCAACAACTGTGTATACCTAAGACTTTCAGTCAGTCGACAGGTGTGAGAGGGAGCAAATCCAGGAGCCTGTGTAGAGTTCTTACCAACCCACCCCCTCCCTAACAAGAGCATTTGGATTTATTAGTACATTAATTTTCTATTGCATTATATACTATGCATACCTAACAACATTTGCATCCCATATCAGGGGTCGATTTTAGTCCTGCCCCTGCTCTgcttaacaacaacaacaacagcaaCAACCCTAAaatagggttaaaaaaaacaacttccctTTTTAATGCACTTTTACAAGAACCAAACTCAATCTGGGGTGTCATTTGTTGTTGGATGGTATGCTtaaataaaaacaagaaaaacacaTAATTGGCGCTATGCATAAAAATGAATGCAGGGAAATATATAATtgtaaaataaaagcaaaaatctGACTGGTTACTACAGGCAATACCATTGCACATGTGTGAACTACTGGGTTGTATGCATGATCCTCACTCTCACTCATTTCAGCTAAAATGAGATATATAACTTGCCATGTACAGTATACATTTCTGCGTAATTGCCTGTAACTCTTCTCGTATGTTCTTGGTTAAACTTTACACTGAATTTTATTCCCAAATGTAAATATACTGCTAGTGATATTCACAAGAATCAAGTCCGATGCCACTGCAATTAATTTATATTGCCAAAACCAGACATGTAAGATTTTGAAACCGGCCAGTGCCAAACAATATCAATGCACTTCACAAGTAGAAATCCAAAAGGTTACTAAGCAACAACACAGTCTGGATAAGAAATTaaagacaaataaaaaatgtactaTTTTGGAAAGTAAGCCTGTGGTTATTGTAAAAATAAAGCATGTTTCCAGACAGGAATTCTGCTTTAAACTCTTCCAACATTTTGGTAGTCCTTAAAATATTTTTACAGCTTTTAATAATGCTTCTATGAACATGGATCCTAAATGAAATGCTTTATTAGATAGTACCCTAAACTACCAACATTCAATTTACTCCTTATATGTACAACTACTTGTATATTTCCATATGTTTTTATAGACTATTATGCTGTAGTTACACAGTTGTGTGTTATGCCCTCCAATAGAAGACATGGATCGCTGTTTCCAAATATATTTTCTCTGTATG
Proteins encoded in this window:
- the BNC2 gene encoding zinc finger protein basonuclin-2 isoform X2; amino-acid sequence: MMNRTKVSGEDLPSSHETHGLPAAAPSWDVQWPSSTMTDDITPSYWPGAWQADPKLKSGKSSEEAEVDVRERDIQRDRQRDRRARDRAFRDSCPDNSMQFGTRTPASEPGYMGAWQNCDANLLFRMSQQAIRCTLVNCTCECFQPGKINLRTCDQCKHGWVAHALDKLSTQHLYHPTQVEIVQSNVVFDISSLMLYGTQAVPVRLKILLDRLFSVLKQEEVLHILHGLGWTLRDYVRGYILQDTAGKVLDRWAIMSREEEIITLQQFLRFGETKSIVELMAIQEKEGQSVTVPSSKVDSDIRTFIEGNNRTRSPSVLSHLENSNPSSIHHFENMPNSLAFLLPFQYINPVSAPMLGLPPNGFMLEHPGLRLREPNNSNQNECEETSEDEVSPMPYSRNEQTSNRNALSSITNVEPKTEPNNASPSQASTPVSDINKSEHVKSSFKIHRMRRMGSSSRKGRVFCNACGKTFYDKGTLKIHYNAVHLKIKHRCTIEGCNMVFSSLRSRNRHSANPNPRLHMPMLRNNRDKDLIRATSGAATPVIASTKSSLSLTSPGRPPMGFSTPPLDPLLQNSLASQLVFPSLKTVQPVPPFYRSLLNSGDLVSPPTSLPTSPILPAPLGVDQPLPPLPQELQSTVINMSTQDSNTDLAPKKKPRKSSMPVKIEKEVIDTADEFDDDDEEENIDHGPSTNDMCHDSQGEVSPGLSINSYSKTSSNRCIMRSDTRANSITSEDQEHERDFENESESSEAKFCDDPMEDDNLPIHKEGNIRTENDKSYENHIDFHQQAVIKVKEEFTDPTYDMFYMSHYGLYNGGSAGMAALHESLASSLSYGSPQKFSPEGDLCSSPDPKICYVCKKSFKSSYSVKLHYRNVHLKEMHVCTVSGCNAAFPSRRSRDRPSGLHPEDEGAIGAMGKLEM
- the BNC2 gene encoding zinc finger protein basonuclin-2 isoform X1, which gives rise to MMNRTKVSGEDLPSSHETHGLPAAAPSWDVQWPSSTMTDDITPSYWPGAWQADPKLKSGKSSEEAEVDVRERDIQRDRQRDRRARDRAFRDSCPDNSMQFGTRTPASEPGYMGAWQNCDANLLFRMSQQAIRCTLVNCTCECFQPGKINLRTCDQCKHGWVAHALDKLSTQHLYHPTQVEIVQSNVVFDISSLMLYGTQAVPVRLKILLDRLFSVLKQEEVLHILHGLGWTLRDYVRGYILQDTAGKVLDRWAIMSREEEIITLQQFLRFGETKSIVELMAIQEKEGQSVTVPSSKVDSDIRTFIEGNNRTRSPSVLSHLENSNPSSIHHFENMPNSLAFLLPFQYINPVSAPMLGLPPNGFMLEHPGLRLREPNNSNQNECEETSEDEVSPMPYSRNEQTSNRNALSSITNVEPKTEPNNASPSQASTPVSDINKSEHVKSSFKIHRMRRMGSSSRKGRVFCNACGKTFYDKGTLKIHYNAVHLKIKHRCTIEGCNMVFSSLRSRNRHSANPNPRLHMPMLRNNRDKDLIRATSGAATPVIASTKSSLSLTSPGRPPMGFSTPPLDPLLQNSLASQLVFPSLKTVQPVPPFYRSLLNSGDLVSPPTSLPTSPILPAPLGVDQPLPPLPQELQSTVINMSTQDSNTDLAPKKKPRKSSMPVKIEKEVIDTADEFDDDDEEENIDHGPSTNDMCHDSQGEVSPGLSINSYSKTSSNRCIMRSDTRANSITSEDQEHERDFENESESSEAKFCDDPMEDDNLPIHKEGNIRTENDKSYENHIDFHQQAVIKVKEEFTDPTYDMFYMSHYGLYNGGSAGMAALHESLASSLSYGSPQKFSPEGDLCSSPDPKICYVCKKSFKSSYSVKLHYRNVHLKEMHVCTVSGCNAAFPSRRSRDRHSANINLHRKLLTKELDEMGLDSSQPNLRDEFLAKIYGGQHSMGLDVREDTTSPVGTEDSHINGYGRSLADDYMVLDLSTTSSIQSSSSIHSSRESDIGSDEGILLDDIDGASDSEESFQKANVSAPLMRPGNDVIESSIYNSFAVSNGGIMCNICHKMYSNKGTLRVHYKTVHLREMHKCKVFGCNMMFSSVRSRNRHSQNPNLHKNIPFSAME